The following proteins come from a genomic window of Oceanispirochaeta sp.:
- a CDS encoding YdcF family protein — MVLFLFLILGHTRKQKQRDIFFYSSCLMLVLFYLLSIRPVSDILLSPLEKYATDFAIETSRHNTEQEAELIVILGGGSILTTDREGKLISRLSPIGTARLLEGILLSDELGIPLLFSGGNVLKGEGAATEADAAESILMRSRLSTNQYQLEDKSRNTYENALFTAEETKARDIILITSAFHMKRSISCFHKAGFRIIGIRPVDTRLDRKAWNLIDFFPGIESMQSSITALHEYGGLLYYRIFYKL, encoded by the coding sequence GTGGTTCTTTTTCTTTTTTTAATACTGGGCCATACAAGGAAGCAGAAACAAAGAGACATCTTCTTTTATTCATCCTGCCTGATGCTGGTCTTATTCTATCTGCTGTCAATCCGTCCTGTTTCGGATATCCTTTTGTCTCCTTTAGAAAAATATGCGACTGATTTTGCCATTGAAACCTCTCGACACAATACAGAGCAGGAGGCTGAGCTTATCGTAATTCTGGGGGGAGGCAGTATACTCACTACCGATAGAGAGGGGAAACTCATATCAAGACTATCTCCCATAGGCACTGCGCGCCTGCTGGAGGGGATTCTTCTTTCTGATGAATTGGGAATCCCTCTGTTATTCAGCGGGGGGAATGTGCTCAAAGGAGAAGGAGCCGCCACCGAAGCCGATGCCGCAGAATCCATATTGATGCGATCCCGATTGTCGACAAATCAATACCAACTTGAAGACAAAAGCCGCAATACTTATGAGAATGCCCTGTTCACTGCCGAAGAGACAAAAGCAAGGGATATTATTCTGATTACTTCGGCCTTTCATATGAAAAGGAGCATTTCCTGCTTTCATAAGGCGGGATTTAGAATTATCGGCATACGTCCTGTGGACACCCGTTTGGATCGTAAGGCTTGGAACCTGATTGATTTTTTCCCCGGAATAGAATCCATGCAGAGCAGCATAACCGCTCTGCATGAATACGGGGGACTCCTGTATTACAGAATCTTCTACAAACTGTGA
- a CDS encoding M48 family metallopeptidase gives MSSSLILILVISLFVIEFLVSWFLSILNLNSTIKNRSEVPKAFQETINQEGYDKSVSYTLVQGRFALLSAAWSFLFLLIIVLTGFPGKLETFMLNILPGGTLFSILYILVFSFIYSLSSIPFSLYSQFVIEEEFGFNKTTLSLFLTDMIKQMALIPVLAVPLLWGLFFFMDKSGSFWWIYASAFIIVFQLFILLLYPVLIAPLFNKFTALEDGSLKTRLQGLAERCGFGTTGIYVMDGSRRSGHSNAYFTGLGKFKRIVLFDTLIESLSEEELEAVLAHEIGHNKLKHIPKRLVVSIISLTGTLFVTSLCLNWDALFQAFTFAEGGYHSILIILMFCSTPFSFFLSPLSHFWSRKHEYEADAYACRAVSNNSALAQALLMLSRENLSNLTPHKLYSTFHYSHPVLSERLAAIEKADTHSL, from the coding sequence GTGTCATCATCCTTAATTCTTATATTGGTCATTTCACTTTTTGTCATTGAGTTTCTTGTATCCTGGTTCCTGAGTATTTTGAATTTAAACAGTACCATAAAAAATCGATCTGAAGTTCCAAAAGCCTTTCAGGAAACAATCAATCAGGAAGGTTATGACAAGTCAGTCAGTTACACTCTTGTTCAGGGTCGTTTCGCATTACTGTCTGCTGCCTGGTCTTTTCTCTTTCTTCTCATCATTGTTTTAACCGGCTTTCCGGGAAAATTAGAAACATTTATGCTGAATATATTACCCGGGGGTACACTGTTCAGTATTCTCTATATTCTTGTGTTCTCTTTCATCTATTCTCTCTCATCCATACCCTTCTCTTTATATTCACAGTTTGTGATAGAAGAGGAATTCGGCTTTAACAAGACGACCCTGTCCCTCTTCCTGACAGATATGATCAAGCAGATGGCCCTCATTCCAGTATTGGCAGTTCCACTCCTGTGGGGGCTCTTCTTTTTTATGGATAAGAGCGGCTCATTCTGGTGGATTTATGCCTCGGCATTTATCATAGTATTCCAGCTGTTTATTCTTTTACTCTACCCGGTACTGATTGCTCCCCTTTTTAATAAATTCACAGCTCTTGAAGATGGGAGTTTAAAAACAAGATTGCAGGGGCTGGCTGAGAGGTGCGGATTTGGAACCACCGGCATATATGTCATGGACGGCAGTAGACGTTCGGGACACAGCAATGCTTATTTTACAGGTCTAGGGAAGTTTAAAAGAATTGTGTTGTTCGACACCCTCATTGAATCTCTCAGTGAAGAGGAACTCGAAGCAGTGCTGGCTCATGAAATAGGGCACAATAAGCTGAAACATATTCCAAAACGACTGGTTGTCAGCATTATCAGTCTGACAGGCACTCTCTTTGTAACCAGCCTTTGTCTGAACTGGGATGCCCTGTTTCAAGCCTTTACTTTTGCCGAAGGAGGGTATCACTCCATTCTGATTATTCTGATGTTCTGTTCAACTCCTTTTTCATTCTTCTTATCACCCTTGAGTCATTTCTGGTCCAGAAAGCATGAGTATGAAGCCGATGCCTATGCCTGTAGGGCCGTCAGTAACAATAGTGCCCTGGCTCAGGCTCTGTTAATGCTCAGCCGTGAAAATCTTTCCAATCTGACTCCTCATAAGCTCTATAGCACTTTTCATTACAGTCATCCTGTGCTGTCAGAGCGCCTTGCGGCCATAGAAAAAGCTGATACTCACAGTTTGTAG
- a CDS encoding ABC transporter permease has translation MIESMGRWFREKVKGSSYAFNFFLFLLKETIHFPWTKKVGFNVLIMQIYFTGVEALSVIALISLGIGAVIIIQGVALLPMFGQSDLMYTILILVITRELGPMLTAFIITARSGSAITTELGNMVISHEMEAYMSVGIHPVSYLGVPRLYGVILAMLFLNIYFNLFGLLGSYLVASLIHDIPFRDYLIHLVNALTPADILSAFLKSIIFGFIIAVVSIYYGFNVSRAVTEVPQKTIKSIGTSITLCIIADAILVIVTRL, from the coding sequence ATGATCGAATCAATGGGGCGATGGTTTCGGGAGAAGGTAAAAGGAAGCAGCTATGCTTTCAACTTTTTTCTTTTTTTACTCAAGGAAACAATTCATTTCCCCTGGACCAAGAAGGTCGGATTCAATGTTCTGATCATGCAGATCTATTTTACCGGTGTTGAGGCTCTCTCTGTGATTGCTCTTATATCATTGGGAATTGGTGCGGTCATCATCATACAGGGTGTCGCCTTACTCCCTATGTTTGGTCAGAGTGATCTTATGTACACAATCCTGATTCTGGTGATTACCCGTGAACTCGGCCCCATGTTGACCGCCTTCATTATAACAGCCCGGTCAGGCAGTGCCATCACTACCGAACTCGGTAACATGGTAATATCCCATGAAATGGAGGCATATATGTCTGTGGGTATCCATCCTGTGTCCTATCTGGGAGTCCCCAGGCTTTATGGTGTCATTCTGGCAATGCTATTTCTAAATATTTATTTTAATCTTTTCGGATTATTAGGTTCCTACCTGGTTGCATCTCTCATTCATGATATTCCTTTTCGTGACTATCTTATACATCTTGTTAATGCGCTTACTCCGGCAGATATTCTCTCTGCCTTCCTTAAGAGCATTATTTTTGGATTTATAATTGCTGTTGTTTCCATCTATTACGGATTTAACGTTAGTAGAGCCGTTACCGAAGTTCCTCAGAAGACAATTAAATCCATAGGAACGAGTATCACCCTGTGTATCATAGCCGACGCTATCCTTGTCATAGTCACACGTTTATAG
- a CDS encoding ATP-binding cassette domain-containing protein, whose product MNWNEVPIILDDVSLHDGLDPIVESISLEFKPSAVTVLMGGSGSGKSTLLKIAAGLTPISSGQVLYGEKSLYKLNQKEYARMQQHTGFMFQDGALWANMNIQQNLTLPLVISDPSSAALDVERKVRDSLIEFNMISEMNSRPATLSAGERKIISYLRAVISNPDILFFDEPTSFIDRKGALQLIKALFKFKKEGKTILVVTHDLTLAKSLGDYIVFMNDRKVELYDSIDACMKSENVNWLNFIEDRSTDQKESVDLNTETHHSLVQEE is encoded by the coding sequence TTGAATTGGAATGAAGTGCCTATTATCCTTGATGATGTGAGTCTCCACGATGGACTTGATCCAATAGTTGAGTCGATTTCCCTCGAGTTTAAACCATCTGCCGTTACGGTTCTGATGGGCGGGTCGGGAAGCGGCAAATCCACACTTTTGAAAATTGCAGCGGGATTAACTCCTATCTCCAGCGGGCAGGTCTTATATGGTGAAAAGTCTCTCTATAAATTGAATCAGAAAGAATATGCCCGAATGCAGCAGCATACGGGTTTTATGTTCCAGGATGGAGCTCTCTGGGCGAATATGAATATTCAGCAAAATCTGACTCTACCTCTGGTGATTTCAGACCCCTCAAGTGCAGCCTTAGATGTGGAAAGAAAGGTCAGGGATAGTTTGATTGAATTCAATATGATCTCGGAAATGAATAGCAGACCCGCCACACTCTCTGCAGGAGAACGAAAAATTATTTCTTACCTCCGTGCCGTCATATCCAATCCGGATATACTTTTTTTTGATGAGCCCACTTCTTTTATAGACCGGAAGGGAGCACTTCAGTTGATTAAGGCCTTATTCAAATTTAAGAAAGAGGGAAAAACGATCCTGGTTGTGACTCATGATCTGACACTGGCAAAATCTCTGGGAGATTATATTGTTTTCATGAACGACAGGAAGGTCGAACTCTACGACAGTATCGATGCCTGTATGAAATCTGAAAATGTAAACTGGCTTAATTTTATTGAAGACCGGTCAACAGATCAAAAAGAAAGTGTTGATCTGAACACCGAAACCCATCATAGTTTAGTACAGGAAGAATAA
- a CDS encoding MlaD family protein, producing MKFGFRHADKFVGLFILIAVVFISSSLVVTSINRRWFARDYEYYSRFFSATGLSVGMPLKLRGFEIGKIKRITLNDQNKVDVTFIIYDTFINKVTVDSVLELASNPLGLGGGLNFYPGLSSDSLLEEFSYIPSNQSREGKELLLSGKADIPGGEDAITAIMENINPILLGVDNMIFSMTGILEQIESALAGNQSGPLGGMLVNLEGTTAEINTILPAVESILIEVQKMTASLSILMSNLEDPTGLVPTLLDPSGSFDTLLNDDNQIYKHIDGILEEIHTNLENLSSMTNDLKGITPELNGVLDETTAAIKEGKKVLEGLSNNPLLRKGITEETSASYQHGALRDEEF from the coding sequence ATGAAATTTGGATTCAGACATGCTGATAAATTTGTCGGGCTATTTATCCTTATAGCTGTCGTTTTTATCAGTTCATCTCTTGTTGTCACCAGTATCAACCGCCGATGGTTTGCCCGGGATTATGAATATTACTCCCGTTTTTTCAGTGCTACCGGCCTGAGTGTGGGCATGCCCCTTAAACTCAGAGGATTTGAGATTGGAAAAATTAAACGCATTACCCTGAATGATCAGAATAAGGTAGATGTGACATTCATTATTTATGACACCTTTATCAATAAAGTCACTGTTGATTCGGTCCTAGAATTGGCATCGAATCCCCTTGGTCTGGGAGGTGGTCTTAATTTTTATCCCGGATTGTCTTCTGATTCACTCCTGGAGGAGTTCAGCTATATTCCCTCCAATCAATCCAGGGAGGGAAAAGAACTGTTATTGAGCGGTAAGGCAGATATTCCCGGGGGGGAGGATGCCATTACTGCGATTATGGAAAATATTAATCCCATCCTTCTGGGTGTGGACAACATGATCTTTTCAATGACAGGGATACTGGAGCAAATTGAAAGTGCTCTGGCGGGAAATCAGAGCGGTCCTTTAGGGGGAATGCTTGTTAATCTGGAAGGGACAACAGCTGAGATCAATACAATTCTGCCAGCGGTTGAATCCATATTGATTGAAGTCCAGAAAATGACTGCCTCCCTGAGCATCCTTATGTCAAATCTTGAAGATCCTACCGGTCTTGTACCGACCCTGTTGGATCCCAGCGGATCCTTTGACACTCTTCTCAATGATGATAACCAGATATACAAACACATAGACGGAATTCTTGAAGAAATCCATACAAACCTTGAAAACCTGTCTTCCATGACAAATGACCTCAAAGGAATTACCCCTGAACTGAACGGTGTTTTAGATGAAACCACTGCTGCTATAAAAGAGGGTAAAAAAGTACTTGAAGGTTTGAGCAATAATCCACTCCTCAGAAAAGGAATTACTGAAGAAACCAGTGCTTCTTATCAGCATGGAGCACTACGGGATGAGGAGTTTTAG